A genome region from Choloepus didactylus isolate mChoDid1 chromosome 14, mChoDid1.pri, whole genome shotgun sequence includes the following:
- the TRAM1 gene encoding translocating chain-associated membrane protein 1 isoform X2 — translation MLVAIIIHAIIQEYVLDKINRRMHFSKTKHSKFNESGQLSAFYLFSCIWGTFILFSENYISDPTILWRAYPHTLMTFQMKFFFISQLAYWFHAFPELYFQKTKKEDIPRQLVYIGLYLFHIAGAYLLNLNHLGLVLLVLHYFVEFLFHISRLFYFSDEKYQKGFSLWAILFVLGRLLTLILSVLTVGFGLARAENQKLDFSTGNFNVLAVRIAVLASICITQAFMMWKFINFQLRRWREHSSFQAPIVKKKPTVTKGRSSRKGTENGVNGTVTSNGADSPRNRKEKSS, via the exons ATGCTAGTGGCAATAATTATTCATGCCATAATTCAAGAGTATGTATTGGAT aaaattaacaGGCGAATGCACTTCTCCAAAACGAAACACAGCAAGTTTAATGAATCTGGTCAGCTTAGTGCATTCTAccttttttcttgtatttggggCACATTCATTCTGTTCTCT GAAAACTACATCTCAGACCCAACTATCTTGTGGCGGGCCTATCCCCATACCCTGATGAC atttcaaatgaagtttttCTTCATATCACAGTTGGCTTACTGGTTTCATGCTTTTCCAGAACTCTACTTCCAGAAAACCAAAAAA GAGGATATTCCACGTCAGCTTGTCTACATTGGTCTTTACCTCTTTCACATTGCTGGAGCTTATCTTTTGAA TTTGAATCATCTTGGACTTGTTCTTTTGGTGCTGCattattttgttgaatttcttttcCACATTTCCCGCCTGTTTTATTTTAGTGATGAAAAGTATCAGAAAGG GTTTTCTCTGTGGGcaattctgtttgttttgggaaGACTTCTGACTTTAATTCTTTCGGTACTCACTGTTGGCTTTGGCCTTGCAAGAGCAGAGAATCAGAAGCTGGATTTCAGTACTGGAAACTTCAATGTGTTGGCTGTTAG AATTGCTGTTCTGGCATCCATTTGCATTACTCAAGCATTCATGATGTGGAAATTCATTAATTTCCAGCTTCGGAGGTGGAGGGAACATTCTAGTTTTCAGGCACCAATTGTGAAGAAGAAACCAACGGTGACTAAAGGCAGGTCTTCTAGAAAAGGAACAG AAAATGGTGTGAATGGAACAGTAACTTCAAATGGAGCAGACTCTCCCCGTAATAGAAAAGAGAAATCTTCATAA